In Hermetia illucens chromosome 5, iHerIll2.2.curated.20191125, whole genome shotgun sequence, a single window of DNA contains:
- the LOC119658381 gene encoding cell surface glycoprotein 1-like: MKVHLVLTVCAFVCCNGVLEARHAGDHRDFVTHIRKYAPDSDTRPVYVMSIKRPPLNEADKQNPSPAPSPLAFKALKIMSPPSVHLTNREKKHQLRRLPPTPFPNIERLIAKRLKVATYRRTDPAERKKLSKGADVKPTQETIAAIAEPMLATQKYSQDGGYKSSINNHNEEGIRSKDANWPPNPSVYPVRKTSFIDDEEIDALHQINSGSDYLSLFFNQPVENSQKKEHKLAKTRPSQEPPNEEKGTQRLPLFSILSDPVKRHGHRNTPDVLDENRRSDNEALHDKPSEDNQDKDHQLSALLEDPNLQEGQLDSNLNPDRPDSLDQLEPLKLDNLEASGSGYPNKNENSDYHPASSEATEDHQPEYHELTTEYPEKLSSSDNYDDSIDSNPLNVENVENETLNLSPTDSEHIETIDNPFENLEIGTDQPEYHEQVTESNNDNVDETSYQESNNGSDNPPFEQNNPHEENIADTEDFYPHSDENANHPEGESDPNQTNYPDIYEPNHQGHQETPDAPSMSEQEQNPDPYTEDPTMPTYPHDPHYTSYEEDQYPPINSETNGNTPGETEEPDFDAEDQYPYDEDEEVDDDYDEYGDIMDNYYEYYPSPSEPYPFPYRIGMEDLPEANGRPGRKGDKVQPEKEDTTPNAAVGDKDQLEEEVVADNDFLEEEESDPAAATDVNDKPEREETKPENRPTAKPKPQKPQPNKPEPEKSKPNKPKPGKPQSNKPKPAKPLAAKPQSEKPKPEEVDPDVAPLSQEIIPEAQQPVATAGVVNKKKKKRRRRPARPAYRPPSPYYGYDDDDEDDDYDDYEGGTAPGDPYDDDDEDDDGAFYDPGGYYPYSGSEEDYEGSPDYGGGDYDYGSEERRIGRSKRRSRSTLRKRKWHSGKQLSKKLIVGKEAS, translated from the coding sequence TCCTCGAAGCTCGTCATGCTGGCGATCATAGGGATTTTGTTACTCACATTCGAAAATATGCACCAGACAGCGACACCAGACCGGTATATGTAATGTCTATAAAACGACCCCCCCTTAATGAGGCTGATAAACAAAACCCATCGCCAGCACCAAGCCCACTAGCTTTTAAGGCTCTCAAAATAATGTCCCCACCGAGCGTTCACCTGACTAACAGGGAAAAGAAGCATCAACTGAGAAGGCTACCCCCTACACCTTTTCCAAACATAGAACGACTCATCGCTAAGCGGCTAAAAGTCGCCACATATCGTCGGACCGATCCTGCAGAACGGAAGAAACTCAGTAAGGGAGCAGATGTCAAACCAACACAGGAAACCATAGCAGCAATAGCGGAGCCTATGCTAGCAACACAAAAGTACTCCCAAGATGGAGGGTATAAAAGTAGCATAAATAATCACAATGAGGAAGGGATAAGGAGCAAGGATGCTAATTGGCCACCGAATCCAAGTGTTTACCCCGTCAGAAAGACTAGTTTTATAGACGACGAGGAGATCGACGCTCTGCATCAAATAAACAGTGGTTCAGATTATTTGTCACTTTTCTTCAACCAACCAGTGGAAAACAGTCAAAAGAAAGAGCACAAATTAGCGAAGACGCGCCCTTCTCAGGAGCCACCAAATGAGGAAAAAGGTACCCAAAGGCTTCCTTTGTTTAGTATTCTTTCTGATCCTGTTAAGCGTCATGGCCATCGTAACACTCCTGACGTCTTGGATGAGAACCGAAGAAGCGATAATGAAGCACTTCACGATAAACCTTCTGAAGATAATCAGGATAAGGACCATCAACTTTCAGCTCTACTGGAAGATCCCAATTTGCAAGAGGGCCAGCTTGATTCAAATTTGAATCCTGACCGTCCTGATAGCCTGGATCAATTAGAACCATTGAAATTAGATAATCTTGAagcaagtggcagtggatatcccaataaaaacgagaatAGTGACTATCACCCAGCCAGTAGTGAAGCGACTGAGGACCATCAACCTGAATATCATGAGTTAACGACAGAATATCCAGAAAAGCTTTCTAGTAGTGACAATTATGATGATAGTATCGATTCGAATCCTCTCAATGtcgaaaatgttgaaaatgaaaCTTTGAACCTTTCTCCAACTGATTCCGAGCATATTGAGACGATTGATAATCCCTTTGAAAACCTAGAAATAGGCACTGACCAACCCGAGTACCACGAACAAGTTACTGAAAGCAACAATGACAATGTAGACGAAACAAGTTATCAAGAATCAAATAATGGATCAGATAATCCTCCATTCGAACAAAATAATCCGCATGAAGAAAATATTGCTGATACCGAAGATTTCTACCCACACAGTGACGAAAACGCGAACCACCCAGAGGGTGAAAGTGATCCTAATCAAACAAACTATCCTGACATCTATGAACCCAATCATCAAGGACATCAGGAAACACCAGATGCCCCTTCAATGAGTGAACAAGAACAAAATCCTGATCCCTATACTGAGGACCCTACGATGCCTACATATCCACACGATCCTCATTACACAAGCTATGAAGAGGACCAATATCCACCAATCAATTCAGAAACAAATGGTAATACACCTGGTGAAACCGAAGAACCGGATTTTGACGCTGAAGATCAATATCCTTATGACGAAGACGAAGAAGTTGATGACGACTACGATGAGTATGGCGATATAATGGACAATTACTATGAATACTATCCTTCACCTTCGGAGCCATATCCATTTCCTTATAGAATAGGTATGGAGGATCTACCGGAAGCTAACGGGCGTCCTGGAAGAAAGGGCGATAAGGTCCAGCCTGAAAAAGAAGATACTACCCCAAATGCAGCAGTCGGAGATAAGGACCAGCTTGAAGAAGAAGTAGTTGCTGATAATGATTTTCTTGAAGAGGAAGAATCTGATCCTGCTGCAGCAACGGATGTTAACGACAAGCCTGAGAGAGAAGAGACTAAACCCGAAAATCGCCCTACTGCAAAACCCAAGCCGCAAAAGCCCCAACCTAACAAACCTGAACCCGAGAAATCCAAACCCAATAAACCTAAACCTGGAAAACCACAGTCCAATAAACCTAAGCCTGCAAAGCCTCTAGCCGCAAAGCCTCAATCAGAAAAGCCCAAACCTGAAGAGGTAGATCCTGACGTTGCCCCATTGTCGCAAGAGATTATACCAGAAGCACAGCAACCAGTCGCAACAGCAGGGGTtgtaaataagaagaagaagaaacgtaGAAGGCGGCCAGCAAGACCAGCATATAGACCACCTTCTCCTTATTATggatatgatgatgacgatgaagatGATGACTATGATGATTATGAAGGAGGCACTGCACCAGGAGAcccatatgatgatgatgatgaagatgatgacgGAGCCTTCTACGATCCAGGTGGATATTATCCTTACTCGGGTTCCGAAGAGGACTACGAGGGATCACCGGATTATGGGGGTGGTGACTACGATTATGGAAGTGAAGAGAGAAGAATTGGAAGATCAAAAAGGCGTTCACGAAGCACATTGAGAAAAAGAAAGTGGCATTCGGGCAAGCAGCTGTCGAAGAAATTGATTGTTGGCAAAGAGGCTTCATAG